In one window of Desulfovibrio sp. UIB00 DNA:
- a CDS encoding ErpA-related iron-sulfur cluster insertion protein (Members of this family, many of which are selenoproteins, show homology to the iron-sulfur cluster insertion ErpA that was described in Escherichia coli.) — MFSVAIDEAMLQKLSGMLQDEDEGTSVRLREYKVGGGUHSKIVLGLGMDEPDEDEDEQISVGNVPFTAEKDFLLKHGRAFTLSYVEGQGVVVAPA, encoded by the coding sequence ATGTTCTCAGTGGCGATTGATGAAGCAATGCTGCAAAAACTCAGCGGCATGCTTCAGGACGAAGATGAAGGAACCAGCGTCAGGCTCAGGGAATATAAAGTCGGCGGAGGCTGACATTCAAAAATCGTACTCGGTCTGGGTATGGACGAGCCAGATGAAGATGAAGACGAGCAGATTTCTGTAGGCAATGTGCCGTTTACGGCAGAAAAAGATTTTCTGCTCAAACACGGCAGGGCCTTCACACTTTCTTATGTTGAAGGTCAAGGGGTAGTCGTGGCTCCGGCGTAA
- a CDS encoding sulfite exporter TauE/SafE family protein, producing the protein MELEVIVVVCAWFMGGFISGVSGIGGAMFAVPIAAMFIPIQQVIVLSCILNLAMDGTLTALHFRFCRVGALGPLLAGTIPGSVAGLFILQMVPGQILQGIVGVLLLVFLLWQQVFRIREKGTESWLVGGLAGCAAGVLGTAISFDGPPVGAYGLYAGWQPRIFLGTLGVFFILRGTLTCALQAYSGLYSPEVIQYALYGFPATILGTFCAFPVAKWINPDAFRNILKVIIATAAIVCVYRALL; encoded by the coding sequence ATGGAGTTAGAAGTAATTGTGGTCGTCTGCGCATGGTTCATGGGAGGATTTATTTCTGGAGTCAGCGGAATAGGCGGCGCCATGTTTGCAGTTCCGATTGCGGCGATGTTCATTCCCATACAGCAGGTTATTGTCCTCAGCTGTATTCTCAACCTTGCCATGGACGGCACGCTGACGGCTCTGCATTTTCGTTTTTGCCGAGTTGGTGCGTTGGGGCCGCTCCTGGCAGGGACAATACCAGGGTCGGTGGCAGGCCTGTTCATCTTGCAGATGGTTCCAGGACAAATCTTGCAGGGAATTGTTGGTGTACTGCTGCTGGTATTTCTGCTCTGGCAACAAGTTTTTCGTATTCGTGAAAAAGGAACAGAATCATGGCTGGTAGGCGGGCTTGCAGGCTGCGCAGCCGGAGTACTTGGAACGGCAATCTCTTTTGATGGGCCACCTGTTGGCGCTTACGGCTTATACGCAGGCTGGCAGCCGAGGATTTTTCTGGGAACGCTGGGTGTGTTTTTCATACTCAGGGGGACACTCACTTGCGCATTACAGGCATATTCCGGCCTTTATTCACCAGAAGTAATTCAATATGCGCTATACGGCTTTCCAGCCACCATACTGGGAACATTCTGCGCATTTCCTGTTGCCAAATGGATTAACCCTGATGCATTTCGCAACATACTCAAGGTTATTATCGCTACGGCCGCAATTGTTTGCGTTTACCGTGCATTACTTTAA
- a CDS encoding ErpA-related iron-sulfur cluster insertion protein (Members of this family, many of which are selenoproteins, show homology to the iron-sulfur cluster insertion ErpA that was described in Escherichia coli.) translates to MFKVTIDDAMLQKLRTMLEEEDEGTCVRLREYKVGGGCHSQITLGLGMDAPDAEEDEQTQIHGVPFVAEKDFLLKHGNAFSLSFSGDKGVVVTATAE, encoded by the coding sequence ATGTTTAAAGTTACAATAGATGATGCAATGCTGCAAAAGCTGCGCACAATGCTGGAAGAAGAAGACGAAGGCACTTGCGTACGGCTTCGTGAATACAAGGTCGGCGGCGGATGCCATTCCCAAATTACTCTTGGTCTTGGGATGGATGCACCAGACGCTGAAGAGGACGAGCAGACCCAGATTCACGGCGTTCCTTTCGTGGCAGAAAAAGACTTTCTGCTGAAGCACGGCAACGCATTTTCCCTTTCATTCAGTGGGGATAAGGGCGTAGTTGTTACGGCAACAGCGGAATAG
- a CDS encoding DUF4125 family protein has translation MTNSNDASIISEIIALELKMFQAVNNLGGKADCQNQPEAFCTMRQIVYEVLSPQVLAAWLSDLRDAERAGRNVMTEKYALMCGSIEMPEISQAIKSIISCELAWLQTAVKKHPDYFGGNDADFCRYLLCELLMYSETTLNAYAQCIDDAQSTGRNLVLERIENIKKLLCSNAIHAPSVH, from the coding sequence ATGACTAACAGCAACGACGCATCCATCATCAGTGAAATAATCGCTTTGGAGCTGAAAATGTTCCAGGCAGTTAATAATCTAGGTGGCAAGGCGGACTGCCAAAATCAGCCTGAAGCTTTCTGCACCATGCGTCAGATTGTATATGAAGTTCTCTCACCACAGGTTCTTGCGGCATGGCTGAGTGATCTGAGAGATGCTGAACGCGCAGGCCGAAACGTAATGACGGAAAAATACGCGTTGATGTGTGGAAGTATTGAAATGCCCGAAATCTCCCAAGCCATAAAGAGCATAATTTCTTGCGAACTGGCATGGCTTCAGACTGCGGTGAAGAAACATCCCGATTATTTTGGCGGCAATGATGCAGATTTTTGTCGGTATCTGCTGTGCGAATTGCTGATGTATTCAGAAACAACTCTGAACGCATATGCGCAATGCATTGACGATGCTCAATCCACAGGGCGGAACCTTGTTCTGGAACGGATTGAAAATATAAAAAAACTTTTATGTTCCAATGCTATACACGCACCATCAGTACACTGA
- a CDS encoding EamA family transporter, with translation MSLYSLKAPLAILCGAFCASTSGTAQALAPEGVTPLAVGAIRLLGGGLVLLLWGLISRNTPRPAGWPKLYIVISAAGLTGYQLFFFEACKQIGVAVCTMVAIGGCPIVVGILGWFFLKEKPARVWYAGTALALCGLAVLTLGAGSQGQFSMPGLGLAVLAACSYAVFLVTIKPMLQRHDPSQIMTVIFLIGGLSLAPLLCTQPLGWLLTPRGALVAADLATLTTSLSFTLVLYGMKTTSAAVTSTLGLAEPIGAAVLGFMVLDEPCTQQTLLGLSCILISMIFLIASSHKSPCDGRRSVLD, from the coding sequence ATGTCTTTATATTCTCTTAAAGCGCCGTTGGCTATTTTGTGCGGCGCGTTTTGCGCAAGCACTTCCGGCACGGCACAGGCCCTTGCGCCGGAAGGTGTTACGCCCCTTGCCGTCGGCGCCATCCGCCTTCTGGGCGGGGGGCTGGTGCTTTTGCTGTGGGGGCTGATTTCACGCAACACCCCCCGACCGGCTGGCTGGCCGAAATTGTATATCGTTATTTCTGCCGCAGGGCTGACTGGCTATCAGCTCTTTTTTTTTGAAGCCTGCAAGCAGATTGGGGTGGCCGTATGCACAATGGTTGCTATTGGCGGTTGCCCCATAGTCGTGGGAATTCTTGGATGGTTTTTTTTGAAAGAGAAACCTGCCAGAGTCTGGTATGCTGGCACGGCCTTGGCCTTGTGCGGCCTTGCGGTGCTGACGCTGGGTGCAGGCAGCCAAGGGCAGTTCAGTATGCCGGGGCTGGGGCTGGCTGTGCTTGCGGCATGCAGCTACGCTGTATTTCTTGTGACCATCAAGCCGATGCTGCAACGGCATGACCCATCGCAGATCATGACGGTCATCTTTCTGATCGGGGGGCTGAGTCTTGCGCCCCTGCTCTGTACGCAGCCGCTTGGATGGCTCTTGACGCCGCGTGGGGCGTTGGTCGCCGCAGATCTTGCCACCTTGACAACCAGCCTCTCATTTACCCTGGTGCTCTACGGCATGAAAACCACTTCTGCGGCTGTGACTTCCACGTTGGGGCTTGCCGAACCTATCGGGGCAGCCGTGCTTGGTTTTATGGTGCTTGACGAACCATGCACTCAACAAACTCTGCTGGGATTATCTTGTATTTTGATTAGCATGATTTTTTTGATTGCGTCGTCACACAAGTCACCCTGTGATGGCAGGCGATCAGTATTGGATTGA
- a CDS encoding APC family permease, producing MSEQVQLEKTLSPMQVCALALGSIVGWGCFVLPGDMFLPKAGPLGTLYGFMIGAFLICFVAVCLSYMIKYAPVAGGAFAYAYIGFGPTAAFVCGWALVIGYIAIVAIDIAALSVIFRFLFPGIFEFGPLYAIAGWQVYTGEVLLMTAGTLIFGWINYRGIGIAGKIQLVLAFMLTIGIVALFAGVVALDSSQLSNLTPGFSENGTPLSCVLLIFAISPFLFVGFDTVPQAAEEFSFDPARARNIMIIAIVVGVILYAMVMLAVGMAISYPEMLAKLDAQRATGGAAWGAGEVATMAFGRFGSVVLACAVFGAVLTGINGFFIAASRLLLSMSRSRILPEWFGKIHPKYHTPYNAVLFIVIITLLTPFAGRSAIAWTVDMSSVGTGIGYLFTCLAARRVINGGVNVPNKAFKLLCCAIGTITAVLCIVLLLIPGSPALIGGAPFACLGIWIVLGFIFYSTSKKNWVSLPEVEVRENILGSKDIAVYFTS from the coding sequence ATGTCGGAACAGGTTCAGCTTGAAAAAACACTATCGCCAATGCAGGTTTGCGCATTGGCGCTGGGCTCCATTGTCGGCTGGGGTTGCTTTGTGTTGCCGGGGGATATGTTTCTGCCCAAGGCCGGGCCGCTTGGAACGCTTTACGGCTTCATGATCGGTGCGTTCCTTATTTGTTTTGTTGCAGTGTGTCTTAGCTATATGATCAAGTACGCGCCTGTGGCAGGCGGCGCATTTGCTTATGCTTATATCGGTTTTGGCCCCACAGCCGCGTTTGTCTGCGGATGGGCGCTTGTAATCGGTTACATAGCCATTGTGGCCATTGATATCGCCGCGCTGTCGGTGATCTTTCGGTTTCTGTTCCCAGGTATTTTTGAATTCGGCCCGTTGTATGCCATAGCCGGATGGCAGGTATACACAGGAGAAGTGCTGTTGATGACGGCCGGAACCCTGATTTTTGGCTGGATCAACTACCGGGGCATTGGCATAGCAGGCAAAATTCAGCTTGTTTTGGCTTTTATGCTGACAATTGGCATTGTCGCGCTGTTTGCTGGTGTGGTTGCTCTGGATTCGAGTCAATTGAGTAATCTTACTCCCGGTTTTTCAGAGAATGGTACGCCTCTGTCTTGCGTGCTCCTGATTTTTGCCATTTCCCCCTTCCTTTTCGTCGGATTTGATACCGTTCCCCAGGCGGCAGAAGAGTTTTCCTTTGACCCCGCCCGGGCAAGAAACATCATGATAATTGCCATTGTCGTAGGCGTTATCCTGTACGCCATGGTAATGCTTGCAGTGGGTATGGCTATATCCTATCCGGAAATGCTGGCAAAACTGGATGCGCAGCGCGCAACCGGCGGTGCCGCCTGGGGCGCTGGCGAAGTGGCAACCATGGCCTTTGGCCGGTTCGGCAGTGTTGTTCTTGCATGCGCCGTATTTGGTGCAGTCCTTACAGGCATCAACGGGTTCTTTATCGCGGCCAGCCGTTTGCTGCTCAGCATGTCCCGCAGCCGGATCCTTCCCGAATGGTTTGGCAAAATCCATCCCAAGTACCACACGCCTTACAACGCGGTGCTCTTTATCGTCATCATCACGCTTCTGACACCATTCGCTGGTCGTTCGGCTATCGCCTGGACGGTTGATATGAGCTCCGTTGGTACGGGCATCGGCTATCTCTTTACCTGCCTGGCCGCCCGCCGCGTCATCAATGGTGGTGTTAATGTTCCCAACAAGGCCTTCAAGCTGCTTTGCTGCGCTATCGGAACCATCACCGCCGTACTGTGCATTGTGCTCCTGCTTATCCCCGGCTCTCCGGCCCTTATCGGCGGTGCACCCTTTGCCTGCCTTGGCATCTGGATAGTGCTCGGATTTATTTTCTACAGTACCAGTAAGAAAAACTGGGTTTCCCTTCCGGAAGTTGAAGTCAGGGAAAATATTCTGGGCAGTAAAGATATTGCTGTGTACTTCACCTCTTAG
- a CDS encoding glycyl-radical enzyme activating protein → MIYNIQRMSIQDGPGIRTTVFLKGCPLRCLWCSNPESQQVAPQLLVFSDLCTGCGACLAACPSGAAMRQEDGKCGKIAEKCTSCGACAAVCPNRAREISGKTMTVDEVMEIVHRDSAFYANSGGGVTFGGGEPTMGGDFFIDLLQTAHDDALHTAVDTCGFCPEDRFEKTLKLADLLLFDCKHMDPVQHKELTGQDNALILKNLQSALLSGIEVRIRMPLMPGLNDSDENFAAMSSFLNKFGQQNIEIMPCHMFGTSKYRALNKPLPPVSQYTPDSLEKTLIRMKRHGLKYTII, encoded by the coding sequence ATGATTTATAACATCCAGCGTATGTCCATTCAGGACGGGCCGGGGATACGCACCACCGTTTTTCTCAAAGGGTGCCCGCTACGATGTTTATGGTGCAGCAATCCTGAATCTCAGCAGGTTGCCCCGCAGCTTCTGGTTTTCAGCGACCTTTGCACAGGATGCGGCGCCTGCCTGGCCGCCTGCCCCAGTGGTGCGGCAATGCGCCAGGAAGACGGAAAATGCGGAAAAATCGCTGAAAAATGCACATCTTGTGGTGCCTGTGCGGCAGTTTGCCCCAACAGGGCCAGAGAAATCAGCGGCAAGACAATGACCGTTGATGAGGTAATGGAGATTGTCCACAGGGATTCAGCTTTTTATGCAAATTCCGGCGGCGGAGTCACCTTTGGCGGTGGTGAGCCAACAATGGGCGGAGATTTTTTCATTGATCTGTTGCAGACAGCCCACGATGACGCACTGCATACCGCAGTGGACACCTGCGGGTTCTGTCCTGAAGACCGCTTTGAAAAAACCCTGAAGCTTGCCGACCTGCTGCTGTTTGACTGCAAGCACATGGACCCGGTGCAGCACAAAGAACTTACAGGGCAGGACAACGCTCTTATTCTGAAAAATCTGCAATCTGCACTTCTCTCGGGTATTGAGGTGCGAATCCGTATGCCACTTATGCCGGGCTTAAATGACAGCGATGAGAATTTTGCTGCCATGTCCAGCTTTTTGAACAAATTCGGGCAACAAAACATAGAAATCATGCCTTGCCACATGTTTGGTACCAGCAAATACAGGGCGTTAAACAAGCCATTGCCGCCTGTGAGCCAATATACACCAGATTCGCTTGAAAAAACGCTGATCAGGATGAAAAGGCATGGTTTGAAGTATACTATCATATAG